TGACCAAGTGAAGCGATTAGACACAGTCCTGAGCCTGCGAGAACGAAGAATACGTAGACGGGTACCAGAAGACCCCAAGCTACGCTTGAACTCACGTACTCTGCGAAGATCGGGGTGCCGAAAAGCAGGTATCCGGCTAAAGAAGATCCTAGCGGAAGCAAGCCTACCGCAAGGATAGCCATCCAAGCGTAGAACTGGATGGATATTCCGCCGATCTGCTTCGGGAGATCAGACTTTGGTTTCATTTTCTTTTCTCACCATCTCCTAATACACATAGTAGATCTGCGGCTCCGTTCCCAGCGACTCTTTGAGCCTGAACACCTGCCGTTTTGTTTTGATCAGCTTCGAGACTTCGCTTTCCGGGTCGTTGAGATTTCCGAAGTGTCTAGCACCCATTGGACACACCTCGACACAGCGGGGATGCAGGCCTTTCCTTGTCCGGAGGGCGCAGAAGGTGCACTTCTCAACTACTCCGGCGGGGCGAACAGGGGAGGTGACTGAGGGTAAACCGTACGTGCCTCCTTCAGGGTTAACCTCTTCAGGCGGCACCTCAGGCTTCTTCCAGTTGAAATGCCTCGCCCAGTATGGACATGCGACCATACAGTATTTGCAGCCTATGCACTTGCTGTAATCAATTACAACAATTCCGTCGGGATCTTTCCAAGTCGCTTTAACTGGACATACGCTTACGCACGGAGGGTTTTTGCACTGCATGCACTGTGTTGGCAGATACCATTTCCCTTTGACCGGCGCCTCCTCGTAATACAGGTCTCCGGTGTCCATGTCGGTGGTTCCCGGCTCCATCTGGAACACTCTGATCCACTGAATATTGGAGTCTCGCCCAATGTTGTTCTGTTTGATACAGGCGTGGACGCAGCGTCTGCAACCTATACATGCGCCTACATCGATAACCATGCCGAAGTTAGTGTTGGACGAGGAGGGTTTCTCCGCTGACTGCCCTAAAACCGGTTCGACGAGTTTTAGGCTTGAAAGGCCGACTACACCTATCCCTACTGTGCCAGAGACGGCTTTGATGAAGGTTCTTCGGTTAACCAATTTACCTAGACACCTCCACTCCTTCTGGAAATTGTGACAGTGAAGATAGCTACTCCCGCGATTAGAGCCATGAAGGGAGAGAGAAGTGCTGCTAATGTGACTGCGGATCGCTCAGGCCTCTCAGGAGATTCGAGTGTCTGGACATCAGGTAGGTCTGGAGGATGAGGGTTGTGGCAGGTAATGCAGCTCGGAGCCGCGCCTTCGCTCATTGATGTGTAGTTGAGACCGTGTGTACCGTGAACACCGATCTTCCAGTCAGCGTATCTTTCGCGGTGGCAGTTAGCGCACAGGTTTGATACAGTAACATTTGTGAGGAGTACACCGTTCAATGTGTGCGGCTGCATCTTGAAGCCGTCGTGGCAGACTAGGCAGGCTTGGTCTCCTGCACCTAGATTACTGTGTAGCCCGAGGTTTTGTTTATGGCACGCACTGCAGCTGAAGCTAAGTCCTGTCGAATTAGACATGATGCGTTGATGATTCAGGGTGAGCGGAGTGGGTTTAGTTGAGATGTTTCCGTGGCATGTCTGGCAGGCTATATTGGAGAAATCGACGTGAGAGGCCGGTGCCGCGTGACAGGTAATGCATGTGACTTCCGGTTGTACTTGGGATTCTGCGATAGGAAGCGGTATAGCAGCTAGGCTCGTAGCTATTAATGCAATTATTATCGTGATTTTTACAGCCAACTGGTTTTCATCGCCATCCTGTTTTTAGAGAGTGGGACACATATTTATATTTGTTGATTTATTTATGCTCCTTATTACACAATGTTTAAATAATATATTGTATATCAATTATACAAATGATGCCCGTCAGGAACTACGCGAGCATAATGCTGTGGATAGTGCTCTTTCCTCTGCTAGTGATGGTAGGCAACGTAATTATAATAATGGAGGGCGCCTTACTACTCCTAAACCTCTACACGCTTCCTTGGCTGAGTACGTTCCTGAGATATGTGCCGTCATACACCATAATGATCACCGGGATCCTGCTGATCGCGCGATGGAAAAGCAAAAAAGGCATTGCTGAAACAATAAAGTACCTTGGATGGCCGTACGACAGAATAGACGCGGTAATTGCATTCGCGGCGGG
This window of the Nitrososphaerota archaeon genome carries:
- a CDS encoding 4Fe-4S dicluster domain-containing protein; amino-acid sequence: MVNRRTFIKAVSGTVGIGVVGLSSLKLVEPVLGQSAEKPSSSNTNFGMVIDVGACIGCRRCVHACIKQNNIGRDSNIQWIRVFQMEPGTTDMDTGDLYYEEAPVKGKWYLPTQCMQCKNPPCVSVCPVKATWKDPDGIVVIDYSKCIGCKYCMVACPYWARHFNWKKPEVPPEEVNPEGGTYGLPSVTSPVRPAGVVEKCTFCALRTRKGLHPRCVEVCPMGARHFGNLNDPESEVSKLIKTKRQVFRLKESLGTEPQIYYVY